ATTTGACTAAAATTCCCACAGAGATTGCCAGACTTGTGTTTACAGTCAACATTTACGAACCCATCAGTCGAAAACAAGACTTCGCAATGGTAAAAAATGCCTTTGTGCGTCTGGTGAATATGTCCAATAATCAAGAACTCGCCCGGTATAATTTATCAGGTCTTGAATATATGGGGATGACGGGAATGATTATGGCTGAAATTTACAGGCATAATAATGAGTGGAAAATGGGAGCGATCGGCAATGGCGTTAAGGCTAATGGCTTGGAAGATATTGTCAAATCCTATGCTTAAACATTCTCTCACTGCTTAGATTACTCCTGTTTTTCGGTAAAATCAGCTAAACTTCAATACCAAAAAAGTTGTTTTGTTACAAGGAATTAAAACCATGTCAATTGACTTAAGCAAAGGTGGAAGAATTAATCTTTCCAAAGAAGCCCCTAGTTTGAAAAATGTAGGGATTGGTTTGGGATGGGACATTAACGCCACAGACACAGGTTCTGCCTTTGACCTAGATGCTTCTGTATTTATGTTAGGAGCAAATGGAAAAATTCCCAACGACAAATACTTTGTCTTCTACAACAATACAGAATCGCCAGACACTTCTGTAAAACATCTTGGAGATAGCAGAACTGGAGAGGGTGCAGGGGATGATGAAACAATTCAAATTGACTTGTCTAAAGTCGATGCTTCAATTCAAGAAATAGTTTTTATTGTCACGATTCACGAAGCTGATGTCAAAAAGCAAAATTTTGGCCAAGTCAGGAATTCCTTTATAAGAATTTACGACAATTCGACAGAAAACCAAATTGCCAAGTACGAGTTAGAAGAAGATTTTTCTACAGAAACAGCCATTGAGTTTGGCAGGCTGTATAAAAAAGACGGAGATTGGAGATTCCAAGCTGTCGGACAAGGCTATAAAGCAGGTTTGCAGAAATTTGTAGATCAGTATGCCTCTTAGTTGATGCCAGACAACCTCAAAATAATAGAATTTTAAATAAAAGGGGAAAATAGTGATTAAATTCCCCTTTTTACTGTATTTACTGATTACATCCGCTCTAAAACTTGAATTCCCAATAAAGATAATCCTAGCTTTAGAGTTCTGGCAGTTAAATCACAGAGAATCAATCGAGAAGTTCGCACTGGTTCTTCTGATTTAAGCACAGGGCATTGCTCAAAAAATTGGTTGTACTTCTTGCTGAGTTCATACAAATACTCACAAAGTCGATTAGGGAGTAAATCTTGCTCAGCGTTACTCAGGACTTGGCTAACCTGTAATAAATGCTTTGCCAGCGTCAATTCTGCTTCTTCATTTAGCAAGATTTTAGCATCTTTGCCCAGTTTTTCAAAGTCGATATTACCTTTCCGACCGATGCTACGAATCCGAGCATAAGC
The sequence above is a segment of the Aerosakkonema funiforme FACHB-1375 genome. Coding sequences within it:
- a CDS encoding TerD family protein, whose amino-acid sequence is MAINLEKGQRISLAKEAPGLTKVMCGLGWDVAKPDGRNTKNLDLDSSVICLDAQGKINDIANVVYFGNLSHRSGSITHLGDNLTGEGEGDDEQIIVDLTKIPTEIARLVFTVNIYEPISRKQDFAMVKNAFVRLVNMSNNQELARYNLSGLEYMGMTGMIMAEIYRHNNEWKMGAIGNGVKANGLEDIVKSYA
- a CDS encoding TerD family protein, which translates into the protein MSIDLSKGGRINLSKEAPSLKNVGIGLGWDINATDTGSAFDLDASVFMLGANGKIPNDKYFVFYNNTESPDTSVKHLGDSRTGEGAGDDETIQIDLSKVDASIQEIVFIVTIHEADVKKQNFGQVRNSFIRIYDNSTENQIAKYELEEDFSTETAIEFGRLYKKDGDWRFQAVGQGYKAGLQKFVDQYAS